The proteins below are encoded in one region of Campylobacter rectus:
- a CDS encoding iron hydrogenase small subunit — protein sequence MRYQFIEKPVGKIFSRRDFLKVSGVLTSIIAISGYAITDIIKRRKSYIAMRQEGLYKDDKRCQDKKLIGSHQNPSCAQCYADLNTEPMGEVAEKLLHTSAYFDRKNLILKGASHA from the coding sequence ATGAGATATCAATTTATAGAAAAACCTGTAGGAAAAATTTTTTCAAGAAGGGATTTTTTAAAGGTTAGCGGCGTTTTGACCTCGATTATTGCGATTAGCGGCTATGCGATAACGGATATCATCAAAAGACGTAAATCTTATATCGCGATGCGCCAAGAGGGCTTATACAAAGACGATAAGCGCTGTCAAGACAAAAAACTAATCGGCTCCCACCAAAACCCTAGTTGCGCTCAATGTTATGCCGATTTAAATACGGAGCCTATGGGCGAAGTAGCGGAAAAACTGCTTCATACAAGCGCCTACTTCGATCGAAAAAATTTGATCTTAAAAGGAGCTAGCCATGCATGA
- the hydF gene encoding [FeFe] hydrogenase H-cluster maturation GTPase HydF, producing MSTPKSMRIAVGIFGRRNVGKSSIMNMLSNQSASIVSDVAGTTTDTVQKSIEIHGLGAATLFDTAGVDDAGELGEKRILKTNETIENIDIAVLVVENNEFSKFESELIDKFKSLNKPFLLLVNKCDLKETKGEFLNLINPFKFIKTSAKTKLGLELIYEGLAEISKQISKDSDDLFSGILNPGDIVLLITPIDDEAPKGRLILPQVQAIRQILDGKAYVCVSSDADVSKTAQMFKPNLIVCDSQCVLQVVKTAPKDAKITTFSILMSRLKGDLNEFIKGCKQATSLKDNDKILIAEACTHNAKDGDIARVKIPKMLSKFSGKKLEFSYTNGRDYPANLDEFALIVHCGGCMINKTMMKNRMQKASQAVVPITNYGIIISLCQGVLDRVTEIFRK from the coding sequence GTGAGCACTCCAAAATCGATGCGCATAGCCGTAGGGATATTCGGTAGGCGAAATGTCGGTAAATCGAGCATTATGAACATGCTAAGCAACCAAAGCGCCTCCATAGTATCCGATGTGGCGGGCACTACGACCGACACGGTGCAAAAGAGTATCGAGATACACGGGCTGGGCGCCGCTACGCTCTTTGATACGGCGGGCGTCGATGATGCGGGCGAGCTCGGTGAAAAAAGAATTTTAAAGACGAACGAGACGATAGAAAATATCGATATAGCCGTTTTGGTCGTAGAAAATAACGAATTTAGCAAATTTGAAAGCGAGCTCATAGATAAATTTAAAAGCCTCAATAAGCCCTTTTTGCTGCTTGTAAATAAGTGCGATCTGAAAGAAACAAAGGGCGAGTTTTTAAATTTGATAAATCCCTTTAAATTTATCAAAACCTCGGCTAAAACCAAGCTAGGCTTAGAGCTGATTTATGAAGGACTGGCCGAAATTTCAAAGCAAATTTCAAAAGATAGCGACGATCTTTTTAGCGGAATTTTAAATCCGGGCGACATAGTGCTACTTATAACGCCGATTGACGACGAAGCGCCCAAAGGCAGGCTCATACTGCCTCAAGTGCAAGCTATAAGGCAAATTTTAGACGGCAAAGCCTATGTTTGCGTCTCAAGCGACGCAGACGTATCAAAAACCGCGCAGATGTTTAAGCCGAATTTGATAGTGTGCGACTCGCAGTGCGTTTTGCAGGTCGTAAAAACCGCTCCAAAAGATGCGAAAATCACCACTTTTTCCATCCTGATGTCAAGGCTAAAAGGCGATCTAAACGAGTTTATAAAAGGCTGCAAACAGGCTACAAGCCTAAAAGATAACGATAAAATTTTAATCGCCGAAGCATGCACTCACAACGCAAAAGACGGCGACATAGCAAGGGTTAAGATCCCAAAAATGCTTAGCAAATTTAGCGGCAAAAAGCTTGAGTTTAGCTACACGAACGGCAGGGACTATCCCGCGAATTTAGATGAATTCGCGCTAATCGTTCATTGCGGAGGCTGTATGATAAACAAAACGATGATGAAAAACCGCATGCAAAAGGCCTCTCAAGCCGTCGTGCCCATCACAAACTACGGCATTATCATTTCGCTTTGCCAAGGCGTGCTGGATAGGGTTACCGAGATATTTCGAAAATAA
- the flhA gene encoding flagellar biosynthesis protein FlhA: MAKQKRNILTLVAPFLEPIVKFRSLTIVGVIMVILAVIIVPLPSAVLDFFLALSISISVLIILISVYVPKPTDLSTFPTLVLIITLFRLSLNIATTRMILSEGHNGPDAVSEIISSFGQFVVGGNYVIGVIVFTILVLINFMVVTKGSTRVSEVQARFTLDAMPGKQMAIDADLNAGLIDEKTARQRREAIISEANFYGAMDGSSKFIKGDAVAGIIITIINIVGGFLIGSFQYGLDMATSAQNYTILTIGDGLVSQIPGLITSTATAIIITRASKDDENFAEGSLTQLLGEYKTLLIVGFILFVFALVPGLPTLSLGFISLLFLSMGYVMKEVKEGKINLTSKAQSMGLAQGEEEGQAAPKPPKKSEEEIAREEEAKINDILKLEILELDLGYGLLKIAETDLIERIRAMRRNIAAQLGFLMPKIRIRDNLQLPPNEYRFKLKGVVIGQGEIYADKFLAMDSGLVSDNIEGIPTKEPAFGLDALWIDASVKEDAILSGYTIVDPASVISTHMSELIKQNAAELLTRQETQNLLDKLKSEYPVIVEDTLRIAPIGVVQKVLKALLKDHIPIKDMLSILEALSDIAEVSKNLDMIVEHVRTALARAITSLYVDEGGRLNFYVMEPAAQQKLIDAVQYKDGAYHLMINVSQTSAIVQALREARAKRPISEYGSMILCVEPSLRKFIADICANFAIDITVLSFAEVAANTPFETLGTIEISNL; encoded by the coding sequence TTGGCAAAACAAAAGCGCAATATTCTAACTCTGGTCGCACCCTTTTTAGAGCCTATCGTTAAATTTAGAAGCCTAACGATAGTGGGTGTGATAATGGTGATTTTAGCCGTCATCATCGTGCCGCTTCCCAGCGCGGTTTTGGATTTTTTTCTTGCGCTTTCCATCTCTATCTCGGTGCTCATCATCCTGATCTCCGTTTACGTGCCAAAGCCCACCGACCTTAGCACCTTTCCGACGCTCGTTCTCATCATCACGCTTTTTAGGCTCTCGCTAAATATCGCCACCACGCGTATGATTTTGAGCGAAGGACACAACGGTCCGGATGCAGTGAGCGAGATAATCTCAAGCTTCGGACAGTTCGTCGTGGGCGGCAACTACGTCATCGGCGTGATCGTATTTACGATCCTAGTGCTTATAAATTTCATGGTCGTCACCAAGGGTTCGACGCGCGTGAGCGAGGTGCAGGCGAGATTTACGCTCGATGCGATGCCCGGTAAGCAAATGGCGATAGACGCCGACCTAAACGCCGGCCTAATCGACGAAAAGACAGCTAGGCAGCGCCGCGAAGCTATCATCAGCGAGGCGAATTTCTACGGAGCGATGGACGGTTCGTCCAAATTTATCAAAGGCGATGCGGTCGCGGGCATCATCATCACGATCATAAACATCGTCGGCGGCTTTCTCATCGGCTCGTTTCAGTACGGTCTAGATATGGCTACCTCGGCGCAAAACTACACGATCCTAACGATCGGCGACGGCCTGGTGAGCCAGATCCCGGGCCTCATCACGTCGACGGCTACGGCGATCATCATCACTCGAGCCAGCAAGGACGATGAAAATTTCGCCGAGGGCTCGCTAACGCAGCTGCTAGGCGAATACAAAACGCTTTTAATAGTCGGCTTTATACTCTTTGTTTTTGCCCTAGTTCCAGGGCTTCCGACGCTATCTCTGGGCTTTATCTCGCTTCTGTTTTTAAGTATGGGCTACGTGATGAAAGAGGTAAAAGAGGGTAAGATAAATTTGACCTCCAAAGCCCAAAGCATGGGCTTGGCGCAAGGCGAAGAGGAGGGGCAGGCCGCACCCAAACCTCCTAAAAAAAGCGAAGAAGAGATCGCCCGCGAAGAGGAAGCTAAGATAAACGATATCTTAAAGCTTGAAATTTTAGAGCTTGATCTGGGTTACGGCCTGCTAAAGATCGCCGAGACCGATCTCATCGAGCGCATACGAGCGATGCGCCGAAATATCGCGGCTCAGCTTGGTTTTTTGATGCCAAAGATCCGCATCCGCGACAACCTCCAACTACCGCCCAACGAATACCGCTTCAAGCTAAAAGGCGTCGTGATCGGGCAGGGGGAAATTTACGCGGATAAATTCCTCGCGATGGATAGCGGGCTGGTTAGCGACAACATCGAGGGCATCCCGACTAAAGAGCCGGCGTTTGGCCTAGACGCGTTATGGATCGATGCGAGCGTGAAGGAGGATGCGATACTAAGCGGCTACACGATCGTAGATCCCGCGAGCGTCATCTCCACGCACATGAGCGAGCTGATAAAACAAAACGCCGCCGAGCTGCTAACCCGCCAAGAGACGCAAAATTTACTCGACAAGCTAAAATCGGAATACCCCGTCATCGTCGAGGATACGCTGCGCATCGCGCCTATCGGAGTCGTTCAAAAGGTGCTAAAAGCGCTGCTAAAAGACCACATCCCGATAAAAGATATGCTAAGCATCCTGGAGGCGCTAAGCGACATCGCCGAGGTTAGCAAGAACCTCGATATGATCGTCGAGCACGTCCGCACCGCGCTTGCTCGCGCCATCACTTCGCTTTACGTCGATGAGGGCGGGCGGCTAAATTTTTACGTGATGGAGCCAGCCGCACAGCAAAAGCTGATCGACGCCGTGCAGTATAAAGACGGCGCGTATCACCTGATGATAAACGTCTCGCAGACGTCGGCGATCGTGCAGGCTCTGCGCGAGGCGAGGGCGAAGCGGCCGATCTCGGAGTACGGCTCGATGATACTTTGCGTGGAGCCTAGCTTGCGTAAATTTATCGCCGATATCTGCGCGAATTTCGCCATAGATATTACGGTGCTTAGCTTTGCCGAAGTTGCGGCAAATACGCCGTTTGAGACGTTAGGCACGATAGAAATATCAAATTTGTAA
- a CDS encoding DHH family phosphoesterase: MTIHHLSHTDLDGYGAQVITNHYFKNVKFYNSNYGKEIDEKFDQILAQISDKSVVKAQSNLSGEQNESSQDASENRGETEAIKNDEKALILITDLNLTVEQCEAYEKALANKNAKILLLDHHQSGAECASKFSWYFLDSSRCATKITHDFFAKIYGVDASLNHFSDVVNAVDIWLKDDVNFEMGKVGLGLVANAKEINKTMFEAENSRYLFYLIKRAREFFDAGDDYVGLDEAIFGFKKDFFKEDKNDTLSNLISAFVVKKLSEEKEKFSIKYNDLNGILTYNIGNTSVIGNDFLVANPDIDFFIDVTSKKTLSFRANGKADVSRMAKNLVGGGGHVNASGGLFAGFKDSFSYENVKAQITDLITKKTILQG; this comes from the coding sequence ATGACCATCCACCACCTCTCGCACACCGATCTGGACGGATATGGCGCGCAGGTAATAACGAATCACTATTTTAAAAACGTTAAATTTTATAACTCAAACTACGGCAAGGAGATCGACGAGAAATTTGATCAAATTTTGGCTCAAATTTCGGATAAAAGCGTAGTCAAGGCGCAGTCAAATTTAAGCGGCGAGCAAAACGAGAGCTCGCAAGATGCGTCCGAAAATCGCGGCGAAACCGAAGCGATTAAAAATGACGAAAAAGCGCTTATCCTGATAACGGATCTAAATTTAACCGTGGAGCAGTGCGAAGCCTACGAGAAGGCGCTAGCAAATAAAAACGCTAAAATTTTGCTCCTCGATCACCACCAAAGCGGAGCCGAGTGTGCGAGCAAATTTAGCTGGTATTTTTTAGATAGCTCAAGGTGCGCGACTAAGATCACGCATGATTTTTTCGCTAAAATTTACGGGGTCGATGCGAGCCTAAATCACTTTAGCGACGTTGTAAATGCGGTCGATATCTGGCTAAAAGACGACGTAAATTTTGAAATGGGCAAGGTCGGACTCGGACTCGTCGCAAACGCAAAAGAGATAAATAAAACGATGTTTGAGGCTGAAAATTCGCGTTATCTTTTTTATCTAATCAAACGAGCGCGGGAGTTTTTTGACGCGGGAGACGACTACGTCGGGCTTGACGAGGCGATTTTCGGATTTAAAAAGGACTTTTTTAAAGAGGATAAAAACGATACGCTAAGCAACCTGATCTCAGCCTTCGTCGTAAAAAAACTAAGCGAGGAAAAAGAGAAATTTAGCATAAAATATAACGACCTTAACGGCATTTTGACCTACAATATCGGCAATACCTCGGTTATCGGCAATGATTTTTTAGTCGCGAACCCCGATATTGATTTTTTCATCGACGTTACGAGCAAAAAGACGCTGAGCTTTCGCGCCAACGGCAAGGCGGACGTGAGCCGGATGGCTAAAAATTTAGTCGGCGGCGGCGGACACGTGAACGCTAGCGGCGGGCTTTTTGCGGGCTTTAAGGATAGCTTTAGCTATGAAAACGTAAAAGCGCAGATAACCGACCTAATAACCAAAAAAACGATTTTACAAGGATAG
- a CDS encoding cytochrome b/b6 domain-containing protein: MHENRVLKFPLSEKVFHNVNLITWIALIFTGVLIYFRMVNEDMAEMLMDWHIGIGIVFTINFFGFMLLNFDRFSLMIRNLLIWDRDTFAWFKNFGGYPRRLFGIKFGPEEVAPQGRFNAGQKAAYLIFMFMIFGLIVSGWLLYAYPAAMGKIFTKWIFLFHVWGSILTSLLAFCVHMPLAVINSEDLKAMFRFGPGDVPLEDAHHHAPKWVEEDLMAVDATKAAH; this comes from the coding sequence ATGCATGAAAATAGAGTTTTAAAATTCCCGCTCTCGGAAAAGGTCTTTCATAACGTAAATTTGATCACTTGGATCGCTCTAATATTTACGGGAGTGTTGATATATTTTAGGATGGTTAATGAAGATATGGCCGAGATGCTTATGGATTGGCATATAGGCATAGGCATTGTTTTTACTATAAACTTTTTCGGTTTTATGCTATTAAATTTCGATCGTTTTTCTTTGATGATAAGAAATTTGCTTATCTGGGACCGCGATACGTTCGCTTGGTTTAAAAATTTCGGCGGCTACCCAAGAAGACTTTTCGGCATCAAATTCGGCCCCGAAGAGGTCGCTCCTCAAGGAAGATTTAACGCCGGTCAAAAGGCCGCTTATCTGATATTTATGTTTATGATATTCGGGCTTATCGTATCGGGCTGGCTACTTTACGCTTATCCTGCCGCGATGGGTAAAATTTTTACGAAATGGATATTTTTGTTTCACGTTTGGGGCTCTATACTTACGAGTCTGCTCGCGTTTTGCGTGCATATGCCGCTAGCCGTTATCAACTCCGAGGATCTAAAGGCGATGTTTAGATTCGGTCCCGGCGATGTGCCTTTAGAGGACGCTCATCACCATGCTCCAAAATGGGTCGAAGAAGACCTAATGGCCGTAGACGCCACCAAAGCGGCTCACTAA
- the hydG gene encoding [FeFe] hydrogenase H-cluster radical SAM maturase HydG, translating into MSWTDDRYNKILKWVGKHEYEDFIDENEIEEILSRTKNAGKDEVRAVIKKAKENAVKGTMLTPYETAVLLNNSHDEIWDEIFDAATEVKEEVYGNRMVLFSPLYISSPCVNNCKYCGFAAENTATKKKILKNDELKNEIESLLDMGQKRLIAVYGEHPKSDYNYIAKTVREIYGVRKNNLNIRRVNINAAPLFEDEYKVVKAEGIGTFQVFQETYHRKTYAKYHPQNTLKGIYDWRVFALHRALKAGIDDVAIGALLGLYDYKFEILGLLYHAMSLEKYFGIGPHTISFPRIKKTSAGANDMPYALSDEEFLRAIAIIRLMCPFTGTILTAREEPSIRDEAIKKCGISQMDAGTNIGIGGYSKKNSEDELDNQQFKIGDHRCIDEFVLNVMKKDKIPSFCTSCYREGRTGDHFMPYAKNAKIKYLCLPNAILTLKEYLLDYGSTEARELGENVIIPKYLSELEENLPSVAQKVRNLISDMEKGTRDCHL; encoded by the coding sequence ATGTCATGGACAGACGATAGGTATAATAAAATTTTAAAGTGGGTTGGCAAACACGAATACGAAGACTTCATAGACGAAAACGAGATAGAAGAAATTCTATCTCGAACCAAAAATGCCGGCAAGGACGAAGTTAGAGCCGTTATAAAAAAAGCTAAAGAAAACGCCGTAAAAGGCACTATGCTAACTCCTTACGAAACGGCCGTGCTTTTAAACAACTCGCATGATGAAATTTGGGATGAAATTTTTGACGCTGCGACGGAGGTCAAAGAGGAAGTTTACGGCAACAGAATGGTGCTTTTCTCGCCTCTTTACATATCAAGCCCGTGCGTTAATAACTGCAAATACTGCGGATTTGCCGCAGAAAATACCGCCACAAAAAAGAAAATTTTAAAAAACGACGAGCTAAAAAACGAGATAGAAAGCCTGCTCGATATGGGGCAAAAGCGCCTTATAGCGGTTTACGGCGAGCATCCGAAAAGCGATTATAACTACATCGCAAAGACGGTGAGAGAAATTTACGGCGTTAGAAAAAATAACCTAAACATTCGCAGGGTCAATATAAACGCCGCACCGCTTTTTGAAGATGAGTATAAGGTCGTCAAGGCCGAAGGCATAGGCACTTTTCAAGTATTTCAAGAGACTTATCACAGAAAAACCTACGCCAAATATCACCCCCAAAATACGCTAAAAGGCATTTACGATTGGCGCGTTTTCGCGCTTCATAGAGCCCTTAAGGCGGGGATTGACGATGTGGCCATAGGCGCACTTTTAGGACTTTATGATTATAAATTTGAAATTCTAGGGCTGCTGTATCATGCTATGAGCTTAGAAAAATACTTCGGCATAGGCCCGCACACCATCTCCTTTCCTCGTATAAAAAAGACTTCGGCCGGCGCAAACGATATGCCTTACGCGCTAAGCGATGAGGAGTTTTTGAGGGCTATCGCGATAATTCGCCTTATGTGTCCGTTTACGGGCACTATCCTAACGGCCAGAGAGGAGCCGTCCATAAGAGACGAGGCGATAAAAAAATGCGGAATTTCTCAAATGGACGCAGGCACAAACATAGGCATAGGCGGCTACTCGAAGAAAAATAGCGAAGACGAGCTGGATAATCAACAATTTAAAATCGGCGATCACCGCTGTATCGATGAGTTCGTGCTAAATGTCATGAAAAAAGATAAAATTCCAAGCTTTTGCACATCCTGCTACCGCGAGGGTCGCACGGGCGATCACTTTATGCCTTACGCCAAAAACGCCAAGATCAAGTATCTTTGCTTACCCAATGCGATCTTGACGCTTAAAGAATACCTGCTCGACTACGGCTCGACCGAGGCCAGAGAGCTCGGCGAAAACGTGATCATACCAAAGTATCTTAGCGAGCTTGAGGAAAATTTACCTAGCGTTGCGCAAAAGGTTAGAAATTTGATAAGCGATATGGAAAAGGGCACAAGGGATTGCCATCTATAA
- the cmoB gene encoding tRNA 5-methoxyuridine(34)/uridine 5-oxyacetic acid(34) synthase CmoB: MSLEAARAAKARELAGKTYAPLMREVEELAAKFKGREFELKFDDIVEINANLTPTRREETLQTALNLRSWRKGPFKIDDILIDSEWRSFVKFNLLAPHMDLADKVVGDIGCNNGYYLFRMLPKRPKKLIGFDPGVMSFLQFKFIDAFARSGIEYELLGVEHLPHYGVKFDALFCLGVLYHRSDPVRTLKELKGALNAGGELFLDTMYLDMQGDFALSPKNTYSKIPNIYFVPTINALLNWCERAKFKDAQILATKPTDAHEQRKTEWILGQSLGDFLDPADPTRTVEGYPAPKRVYLKLSV; this comes from the coding sequence ATGAGCTTAGAAGCGGCTAGAGCGGCTAAGGCTAGGGAGCTGGCGGGCAAAACCTACGCGCCTTTGATGCGGGAGGTAGAGGAGCTGGCGGCTAAATTTAAGGGGCGCGAGTTTGAGCTTAAATTTGACGATATAGTCGAGATAAATGCAAATTTAACCCCCACCCGGCGCGAAGAGACGCTGCAAACGGCGCTAAATTTACGCTCGTGGCGCAAGGGACCCTTTAAGATAGACGACATCTTGATAGATAGCGAGTGGAGGAGTTTTGTTAAATTTAACCTGCTTGCTCCGCATATGGATCTAGCGGACAAGGTCGTGGGCGATATCGGTTGTAACAACGGCTACTATCTCTTTCGCATGCTACCAAAGCGTCCAAAAAAGCTGATCGGCTTTGATCCGGGCGTTATGAGCTTTTTGCAGTTTAAATTTATCGATGCGTTCGCGCGCTCGGGTATAGAGTACGAGCTGCTAGGCGTAGAGCATCTGCCGCACTACGGCGTTAAATTTGACGCGCTATTTTGTCTTGGCGTACTCTATCACAGAAGCGATCCGGTGCGTACGCTAAAAGAGCTAAAAGGCGCGCTAAATGCGGGCGGCGAGCTCTTTTTGGACACGATGTATCTTGATATGCAGGGCGATTTTGCCCTGAGTCCTAAAAATACATACTCAAAGATACCGAATATCTACTTCGTGCCGACTATAAACGCGCTTTTAAACTGGTGCGAGAGGGCGAAATTTAAAGACGCGCAAATTTTAGCCACAAAGCCCACGGACGCGCACGAGCAGCGAAAAACCGAGTGGATCTTGGGGCAGAGCTTGGGCGATTTCCTCGATCCCGCAGACCCTACGCGCACGGTCGAGGGCTATCCCGCGCCAAAACGGGTCTATCTAAAACTAAGCGTATAA
- a CDS encoding [Fe-Fe] hydrogenase large subunit C-terminal domain-containing protein has protein sequence MLSVYKIKTFPPAPNSRGGEADFEGTYRKGELRGIIRIDQDSCVGCDTCRSFCPTDAIDGSLGVAHKIDQNLCVACGQCLINCPFAVIEQMSFVDEVMQKLDDEKTFVVAHPSPAVRVSLAEEFGGKPGELTVNKMYNAFEKAGFNMYDVNFAADQTILEEGTELIKKIKYWLLGERSHDLEHVSHHPFPHFTSCCPAWVRNAEIFHPELIPHISGAKSPIQMGGPLAKTWAAKFVWDKDPRDIYVATVTPCTAKIYEASRPEFNSAYEYLKERGEIPADTKSFPDIDATLTARDIAEILRKKGINPLEMSDEYPEKTMNVYTGGGTIFGNSGGVMEAALRTAYFLLSGQELKDPDLTPVRGYDKDLTEAVIPIPLKDYDGKTLELKVAVVNGASRNLNTILKHITKDSNRYHFIEVMNCPGGCVNGGGQPVHAMGTSWLHSLLPLPLKA, from the coding sequence ATGCTTAGTGTCTATAAGATCAAAACTTTCCCTCCGGCGCCTAATTCAAGGGGCGGGGAAGCTGATTTTGAAGGTACTTATAGAAAAGGCGAATTACGCGGTATTATAAGAATAGATCAAGATAGCTGTGTCGGATGCGATACCTGTCGCTCCTTTTGCCCTACAGATGCCATAGACGGCTCTCTCGGAGTTGCTCACAAAATAGATCAAAATTTATGCGTAGCCTGTGGACAGTGCCTCATAAACTGCCCGTTTGCCGTCATAGAGCAAATGAGCTTTGTCGATGAGGTTATGCAAAAGCTTGACGACGAAAAGACCTTTGTCGTAGCTCACCCTTCGCCTGCGGTTAGGGTTTCTTTGGCTGAAGAATTCGGTGGAAAACCCGGAGAACTAACCGTAAATAAGATGTATAACGCCTTCGAAAAAGCCGGCTTTAATATGTACGACGTAAATTTTGCGGCCGATCAGACGATATTGGAGGAAGGAACCGAGCTAATTAAAAAGATAAAATATTGGCTACTCGGCGAACGTAGTCATGATTTAGAGCACGTTTCGCACCATCCTTTCCCGCATTTTACGAGCTGCTGTCCGGCATGGGTAAGAAATGCCGAAATTTTCCATCCGGAGCTGATACCTCATATCTCGGGCGCAAAATCTCCGATACAAATGGGCGGGCCTCTTGCTAAAACCTGGGCGGCTAAATTCGTTTGGGATAAAGATCCGCGCGATATTTACGTAGCTACGGTTACTCCCTGTACTGCAAAAATCTACGAGGCAAGCAGACCGGAATTTAACTCCGCATACGAGTATCTGAAAGAAAGAGGTGAAATACCCGCCGATACAAAAAGCTTTCCCGATATAGATGCAACGCTTACGGCTCGCGATATAGCTGAAATTTTGCGTAAAAAAGGCATAAATCCTCTTGAGATGTCGGATGAATACCCTGAAAAAACAATGAATGTTTATACCGGCGGAGGTACTATATTCGGAAATAGCGGCGGCGTTATGGAGGCGGCGCTTAGAACGGCTTATTTTCTACTCTCGGGACAAGAGCTAAAAGATCCCGACCTAACTCCCGTAAGAGGCTACGATAAGGATCTAACGGAAGCCGTAATACCGATCCCTCTAAAAGACTACGACGGCAAGACGCTCGAACTAAAAGTAGCCGTAGTAAACGGTGCTTCAAGAAATTTAAACACCATCTTAAAACATATTACTAAAGATAGCAACAGATATCACTTCATAGAGGTGATGAACTGCCCGGGCGGATGCGTAAACGGCGGCGGACAGCCCGTGCATGCTATGGGAACATCGTGGCTTCATTCGCTACTGCCGCTTCCGTTAAAAGCTTAA
- the hydE gene encoding [FeFe] hydrogenase H-cluster radical SAM maturase HydE — protein sequence MPSIKFINELEKNHITSLYGLEKIIADDEDCEYLFEAANRVRQKFVKQEVHLKALIEISNICAKECFYCGLRSKNKDIKRYKMSAEEIVSRAKEAAMSGYKTVVMQSGESGAFKDDEICEIIREIKKFDVQITLSFGEKSFEQYRAYKKAGADRYLLRIETADRALYKALHPNMSLKNRIKCLENLRNLGYETGSGLLVGLPGSSAKILARDLMFLKKYDFDMIGIGPFIPATNTPLEHSKAGGIKLVLKANALTRLLLPKINIPATTAIETLDPNEGRKMALRSGANVIMPSITQSRYRDLYKLYPNKFCLKESAAEIYDKFDEMLSLIGDKISLTNGNSVRFNQRRGL from the coding sequence TTGCCATCTATAAAATTTATAAATGAGCTTGAAAAAAACCATATCACTTCGCTTTACGGGCTTGAAAAGATCATAGCAGATGACGAGGACTGCGAGTATCTCTTTGAGGCGGCAAACAGAGTTAGACAAAAATTCGTAAAACAAGAGGTGCATCTAAAAGCTCTTATAGAGATCTCAAATATCTGCGCCAAGGAGTGCTTTTACTGCGGGCTTAGAAGCAAAAACAAAGACATAAAACGCTACAAAATGAGCGCCGAGGAGATAGTGTCCCGCGCCAAAGAGGCGGCTATGAGCGGATACAAAACCGTCGTCATGCAATCGGGCGAAAGCGGCGCTTTTAAAGACGATGAAATTTGCGAAATCATACGCGAGATAAAGAAATTTGACGTGCAGATCACGCTTAGCTTCGGCGAAAAGAGCTTTGAGCAGTACCGCGCCTATAAAAAAGCGGGCGCGGATAGATACTTGCTTCGCATAGAGACCGCCGATAGGGCTCTTTACAAAGCCCTTCATCCAAATATGAGCCTAAAAAACCGCATAAAGTGCCTAGAAAATTTGCGAAATTTAGGCTACGAAACAGGAAGCGGCCTACTCGTAGGACTTCCGGGAAGTAGCGCTAAAATCCTAGCGCGAGATCTGATGTTTTTAAAAAAATACGACTTTGATATGATCGGCATAGGGCCCTTTATACCGGCTACGAACACCCCGCTTGAGCATTCGAAGGCGGGCGGGATAAAGCTGGTCTTAAAAGCAAACGCTTTAACAAGGCTGCTTTTGCCTAAGATAAATATCCCCGCCACGACCGCTATCGAGACGCTTGATCCAAACGAAGGGCGCAAGATGGCTCTACGAAGCGGCGCAAACGTCATCATGCCCTCCATCACGCAAAGCAGATATCGCGATCTATACAAGCTCTATCCGAATAAATTTTGTCTAAAAGAGAGCGCAGCCGAAATTTACGATAAGTTTGATGAAATGCTCTCTTTAATAGGCGATAAAATTTCGCTTACCAACGGCAACAGCGTGCGTTTTAATCAAAGGCGGGGGCTGTGA